In Blastopirellula sp. J2-11, a single genomic region encodes these proteins:
- a CDS encoding sialate O-acetylesterase, whose amino-acid sequence MNFQHSNNIWRITLATTVGMLVHLMGNSHCLADIRLPAVFSNHMVLQKGKTIPVWGWSDPQEWVTVSILDSTGRVTRRQKALTESTGVWSVQLNKLSAGGPYVLRCQGTNTKEFQDVWIGEVWIAVGQSNMEFPVKFVNNADSEIASADIPQIRLFQVAPKISATPQTDCGGSWSVCTPDTVADFSAVAYFFGRRLHKELHIPIGLIIASWGGSDCEAWIRRQALHDKEEFAPILERSAVFQPNSPNQAAVLYNAMIYPLIPYPIAGVIWYQGEANTTRAAQYHQLFPTLITDWREQWGQRDFPFLFVQLAPFRYGPRDPEACAELREAQRLTLQLPNTGMAVTTDIGDIRDIHPRNKQDVGQRLALWALAQAYGKKEIVHSGPLYAGYTVEEDSIRIRFSHIGSGLVARNDESLTHFTIAASDKKFVEAKATIEGDTVVVRSTQVANPVAARFAWRDDATPNLFNLEGLPASPFRTDRFPMVTAGER is encoded by the coding sequence AGTAATAATATTTGGCGAATCACGCTGGCGACCACGGTCGGCATGCTGGTTCACCTGATGGGTAATTCTCATTGTCTGGCCGACATCCGTTTGCCAGCTGTCTTCTCCAATCACATGGTGCTACAGAAAGGAAAGACTATCCCCGTTTGGGGTTGGTCTGATCCTCAGGAATGGGTGACCGTTTCCATTTTAGATAGTACGGGAAGAGTCACTCGCCGCCAGAAAGCGTTAACCGAATCGACTGGCGTTTGGTCCGTACAATTGAATAAGCTTTCCGCAGGCGGCCCCTATGTCTTGAGATGCCAAGGAACCAACACGAAAGAGTTTCAAGACGTATGGATTGGAGAGGTATGGATTGCGGTCGGCCAGTCCAACATGGAGTTTCCCGTTAAGTTTGTAAATAATGCGGACAGCGAAATTGCCTCGGCGGATATCCCTCAAATTCGATTGTTTCAAGTTGCTCCTAAAATCAGCGCCACGCCTCAAACGGATTGCGGAGGATCATGGTCGGTCTGTACTCCGGATACGGTCGCCGATTTTTCTGCGGTCGCTTACTTTTTTGGCCGTCGGTTGCATAAAGAACTCCATATTCCAATTGGATTAATAATCGCCAGTTGGGGAGGTTCGGATTGCGAGGCCTGGATTCGTCGTCAAGCATTGCATGACAAAGAAGAATTCGCTCCGATCCTTGAGCGTTCCGCCGTCTTTCAGCCTAATTCGCCAAATCAAGCTGCCGTTCTCTACAACGCAATGATTTACCCGCTTATCCCATATCCAATCGCAGGAGTAATCTGGTATCAGGGGGAAGCAAATACTACTCGAGCTGCTCAATATCACCAATTGTTTCCCACTTTGATTACCGATTGGCGAGAGCAGTGGGGGCAGCGCGACTTCCCCTTTCTGTTTGTGCAATTAGCTCCGTTTCGTTACGGCCCGCGTGACCCAGAGGCATGCGCCGAATTACGGGAAGCCCAACGGCTAACGCTCCAATTGCCCAATACAGGCATGGCGGTAACCACGGACATCGGCGACATACGCGACATTCATCCCAGGAACAAACAGGATGTCGGCCAGCGGCTTGCTCTATGGGCTTTGGCGCAAGCCTATGGAAAAAAAGAGATCGTCCATAGCGGCCCACTTTACGCAGGCTACACGGTTGAAGAGGATTCGATTCGCATTCGATTCTCTCACATAGGAAGCGGTTTGGTCGCTCGCAACGACGAATCGCTTACGCACTTCACCATTGCCGCTAGTGACAAAAAATTTGTCGAAGCTAAAGCAACGATAGAAGGCGACACCGTCGTTGTGCGCAGTACTCAAGTGGCGAATCCTGTGGCGGCACGTTTTGCGTGGCGAGATGATGCTACGCCTAATCTTTTCAATCTAGAAGGCCTGCCTGCCTCCCCATTCCGTACGGATCGCTTCCCTATGGTGACAGCTGGAGAACGCTAA
- a CDS encoding DUF1080 domain-containing protein: MRTPFVFVLPWLIFVVPIAFVSATEIDEGFVTIFNGQNFDGWIGHTKGYAIEEGCIVCDPVSGGGSIYTEKEYANFVLRFEFKLPPGANNGLGIRTPITGNPAYDGYELQILDDSAKIYENLQPYQYHGSLYGLAPAKRGFQKPLGEWNQQEVTFDGDTVKVVLNGAEILSANLEGIRKNPTLDGKEHPGLQRSIGHIGFLGHGAKVAIRNLRIKELPE; the protein is encoded by the coding sequence ATGAGAACCCCATTTGTCTTCGTTCTGCCTTGGCTAATATTCGTCGTCCCAATTGCTTTTGTTTCCGCAACTGAGATCGATGAAGGCTTTGTCACCATTTTTAATGGCCAAAACTTCGATGGTTGGATTGGACATACCAAGGGATATGCTATAGAGGAAGGCTGTATCGTCTGCGATCCGGTATCTGGCGGCGGCAGCATTTACACGGAAAAAGAATACGCCAACTTTGTTCTTCGCTTTGAATTCAAGCTTCCTCCAGGGGCTAACAACGGCCTGGGGATCCGGACTCCTATAACAGGCAACCCGGCCTATGACGGCTACGAACTTCAGATCCTGGACGATTCGGCAAAGATTTACGAAAACCTACAGCCATATCAATACCATGGATCCCTCTATGGCCTGGCTCCTGCCAAGCGTGGTTTCCAGAAGCCGCTGGGAGAATGGAACCAGCAGGAAGTAACTTTCGATGGCGATACCGTGAAGGTAGTGCTGAATGGCGCCGAGATACTTAGCGCAAATCTGGAAGGAATCCGTAAGAATCCAACTCTCGATGGGAAGGAGCACCCTGGTCTGCAACGTTCGATCGGGCACATTGGCTTCCTTGGGCACGGCGCCAAGGTCGCGATCCGAAATTTGCGAATTAAGGAATTACCTGAGTAA
- a CDS encoding Gfo/Idh/MocA family protein codes for MNSHQDRRHFIKLSTAASAGFWAAAGVQAQESNSPNEQINFASIGIGGKGSSDSTDAGRAGNMVAIVDIDKSQLEKGKSFYPDAKTYTDYREMLTEMGDKVDAVTVSTPDHTHAAASAMAMKMGKHCFTQKPLTHSIWEARRLGEIAKENKVVTQMGNQGTAQHGLRRAAEIIQAGGIGTVNEIHVWTNRPIWPQGIGMPKPQPVPDHIDWEMFIGPAPFREYADAYHPAMWRGWWDFGTGALGDMACHTFNMPFMALNLRDPISVVADSSGHNGQTYPKWSVIKFEFPELNGRAACTVYWYDGGQLPSPALTQDLPLEDGALSVTGSLLIGDAGKIYSPGNDGSKFHLLPEEKYRDYKGPKETIPRSPGHFKEFVNGIKGGPEPMSNFPNYAGPLTETILLGNLSVWTTGESGKGKIIQWDAKNLVAKNAPEVADIIKPKYREGWADLG; via the coding sequence ATGAATTCTCACCAAGACCGTCGCCACTTCATCAAGCTGTCAACTGCCGCCAGCGCAGGCTTTTGGGCCGCTGCCGGCGTGCAAGCTCAGGAATCGAACTCACCCAACGAACAGATTAATTTCGCTAGCATCGGGATCGGCGGTAAGGGCTCTAGCGACTCGACCGATGCGGGGCGTGCAGGCAACATGGTCGCTATTGTCGACATCGACAAGAGTCAGCTTGAAAAAGGCAAAAGCTTCTATCCGGACGCCAAGACGTACACGGACTATCGCGAGATGCTTACCGAAATGGGCGATAAGGTTGACGCAGTAACCGTCAGCACTCCAGATCATACGCATGCCGCCGCTTCTGCCATGGCGATGAAGATGGGCAAACACTGCTTCACGCAGAAGCCGCTGACCCACAGCATTTGGGAGGCGCGTCGTCTGGGCGAAATCGCAAAGGAAAATAAAGTGGTTACCCAGATGGGCAACCAAGGCACAGCCCAACATGGCTTGCGCCGAGCCGCAGAGATAATTCAAGCCGGCGGTATCGGCACGGTGAATGAAATTCATGTTTGGACGAACCGACCAATCTGGCCGCAAGGCATCGGAATGCCTAAGCCGCAGCCGGTTCCCGATCATATTGATTGGGAAATGTTCATCGGTCCGGCTCCATTCCGCGAATACGCAGATGCTTATCACCCCGCCATGTGGCGAGGTTGGTGGGATTTTGGCACCGGAGCCCTCGGTGACATGGCGTGCCATACGTTCAATATGCCCTTTATGGCGTTGAACCTGCGCGATCCGATTTCAGTGGTCGCTGATTCGTCTGGCCACAACGGGCAAACCTATCCGAAGTGGTCGGTCATCAAATTCGAGTTCCCCGAGTTGAATGGTCGTGCGGCATGTACTGTCTACTGGTATGACGGCGGCCAACTGCCTTCACCCGCGCTGACCCAAGATCTTCCGCTGGAAGACGGGGCGCTTTCCGTCACTGGCAGTCTTCTGATCGGCGACGCAGGAAAGATCTATTCGCCAGGCAACGACGGTTCAAAGTTCCATCTGCTGCCTGAAGAGAAATATAGGGATTACAAAGGTCCGAAAGAAACAATTCCACGTTCGCCGGGGCACTTTAAGGAATTCGTCAATGGGATCAAAGGAGGTCCTGAGCCGATGTCGAATTTCCCGAACTACGCTGGTCCATTAACGGAAACCATTTTGCTGGGTAACCTGTCCGTCTGGACGACCGGCGAATCAGGTAAGGGAAAAATAATTCAGTGGGACGCCAAAAATCTGGTCGCGAAGAATGCCCCCGAAGTTGCAGATATCATCAAGCCGAAGTACCGCGAAGGTTGGGCTGATCTGGGTTAA
- a CDS encoding LysR family transcriptional regulator substrate-binding protein, producing the protein MRQLSVAAPPRSHTNDLLGVIAEFRANFPDVRLVMREVFESLGNEMLEAREVDLVIGDNKCCRNPAELLVEPMHEIEPMVIMPVGHPLADRRRILPKDLAKYSVLNHRDSYADDEGRAILTKAGVFDFPER; encoded by the coding sequence ATACGCCAGCTATCGGTCGCGGCGCCTCCGCGCAGCCATACCAATGATCTGCTGGGAGTAATCGCCGAGTTCCGCGCCAACTTCCCCGACGTTCGCCTGGTGATGCGGGAAGTCTTTGAGTCGCTTGGCAACGAAATGCTCGAAGCGAGAGAAGTCGATCTGGTGATCGGCGACAACAAATGCTGTCGCAATCCTGCAGAGCTGTTGGTGGAACCGATGCACGAGATCGAACCGATGGTCATCATGCCGGTCGGTCATCCGTTGGCCGATCGCCGCCGGATCCTACCGAAAGACCTCGCCAAGTATTCGGTGCTCAACCATCGCGATTCGTACGCTGACGACGAAGGACGTGCGATCCTCACCAAAGCCGGCGTCTTCGATTTTCCGGAACGATGA